The segment atcaataaaccaattgtttggaatcaagtgaccctgcctggtgtctcggggctggGGTGTCCGCATCCGCCCCTgactctccttctctgccaccagtcccacacccctcccgcagcacTCCACCCTGGCCActcccaacaccctttgctcccgccagagtTACAAACTCTCTCTtcgctccatgttgacaagtacagtactgtgcaaaacaaaACATTAGCTCAGATAAAATAGAGTCTATTTCAGaatgcatgtagtgcacagcactAAACAGAAAACAGTACAGTAAATAGCTCGCTACCCTAGTGATGAGACCGTAATGGAGGCAATTCATTCATACTGCTCCTGTCACAATCACAGCTTCGGCAgagcagtagatacggcaattgcgcttgtgaatatgcaggtgtcagctaattattatctcATTGTGATagcatttaactccattcttcgCGTCATAGTATTTGCCGCGACTTGGACACGGAGCACAGCAATgtttcgctgcctgcttgcattcggccttgcctggGAAATTGGACTGTCcggtcaactgactctgaagactagcgatatttgttttatatttaccGATagttcttttcagccacagtgtaggcttcgCTTTCCGTTTGAGAGTTTTatttaacggccctgtttggccggacgtttaatgttttcttttccctttaacactatccacattaaagtctgtgaaccatCGACCCGCGTCCCTCCGCACGTTGAACTATCCCTCCCCCTCTGGAGGATATTGTGGCCCGATGTCTTGCAGCTTCGTGCTGCAGAATAATGTAACCATCAAGATCGCTATCTTCAAGTTCCAAATTTCCCACGAACTCTCTGCAAACGTGACCACTCACCTACACGCTAGCAAATTAGTGGCCAGTTCATTCGTTGCGTCCTGTCGTGTGACTTGAGCgattatggtctttccatgatcatgattgctcttggcaattttttcctaCCAAAGTGGTTCGCCAAtaccttcttctgggcggtgtctttgcaagacgggtgacccctggccattatcaatacttcaaTATCATAGGGCATGATGCATTGCAGGTGAGAGGGGTGAAGTTCACAGGGGATGCGAGGGGTAAgaattttactcagagaatgtcGGTAGAGGCCAGAACATTGGACacgagagaagtttggataggcagatgtatgtaaggaagatggaaggCTATGTAAATCGTATAGATAAGGGGGATTAATGTTTGGCtgtttttgatttgccttttaTGCGGGTTTTTCGGCGCGACATTgtgagccgaatggcctgttcctgtgctgtattcttcTACGGTTTATGTTCTTCAGagcttgtctgcctggcgtcagtggtcgcataaccaggacttgcgatctGCACCGGCAgctcgtacgaccgtccaccacctgctcccgtgggtTCACGTGATTCTgaatggctgggggggggggggggagctaaccaggtgctacaccttgcccaagggagaCCCGCAGGCTAGTAGAGGGGTAAAAGCGCCTTACGCCTACTTTGGTTGAGACGTATCTCGACCCGCCACCCTAGCAGTCTACCTACCAGGCAGTGTGTGTTTGGCACGTAGGAAGGTATTGGCGCACCCACTTGGACCCTGAGTACCTGCAGCCTCCAAACAGACTGTGCCAGAGGTGTGGGTGGAACTTGGGTGTCTGGACCGACCAGGCGGCAGCTCACGAAGTGCGCGAGGCTGACATTTAATAAGCCCTTCCGCCCCAGTCGCCCTGCCTGAGTGATTTATTGCCAGCTTCCACGCACAGTTCCTGCAAGAGAACCGCAAAAGCTTGTGGTCGGGTCTGGAGGCTGGCGTGCCTCAGCGGCTCGGAGACCCATGTCCGCTGGAGTCGGGGCATTTCGCTTTGACTCTTGGTAAGGGTCAcctgtgccaaacaggtcaaagggtcgaGGCCAGGCTCGGCggggtccaccggtcctccaggttcgggggttcggCTCAGGGCTcaccaccccgactggtcaaacaaaattgttgtgggaacagcaatgaagagtccttcTACTGCACCTCCGCGAGCGACGGCATTCCCGAGCCTCCACCCGGGACTCGCTGCCAGCAGTGAAAACCGAGACGAAGCTACTGACACGGTGAAGGAAGCCTGGGGCACCGCCAGAATAAACAGCGTCATAGAAAAATATAGCGGAGaattgcctactcccactgacctgcatgcagcccatggccctccatacccctaccaaacACCTACCTGTGCAAACTTATcttgaacattgaaatcgagttcagatgcaccacttgcactggcagctcattccacactctcacaaccctctgagtgaagaactttcccctcatattccccttttcacttttcacccttaacccatgacctctggttgtagtcccacccaacctcagtggaaaaagcctgccggcatttaccctatctaaacctcTCATAGTTTTGTACGCCTCGATCAAATCTCCTATCAAAGAGGTGGAAAAGGTGactaatttcaagttcctgggtgtcagcatctctagCGATCgatcctggacccagcatatcgatgcagctacgaAGAAGGTGCGGCAGTCTCCTTCCATGAGGAGTtcgaggagaattggtatgttaccaaagatacGCGCAATTTTCCACAGGtgagcattctaaccggctgcatcaccgtctggtatggggataggaagggggggggggcacttcACAGGATCAAAAaataaaagctgcagaaagttgtaaactcagtcatcaTGGGCTttagcctccccagtatccagaACGTCCTctaggagcggtgcctcaaaaaggcggcatccatcattaaggacccccatcacccaagacacaccctcttctcattgctaccatcagggaggaggtacaggagcctgaagtcacacagtcaacgattcaggaacagcttcttcccctctgccatctgattcctgaatggacatcgaacccatgaacactaccccgctactttttctctctctctttttgctctacctattttcactttttaaaaacGTATACTTGCTGTATTTTACAGTTTTTGTTCTTATGTACTGCTACAACAACctccacgacatatgccagtgatattaaacgcgATTCTGATTCCGAGTTTAGCACTGTCATTACCTGGAGGGATGGCGTGCCGGTAACTAGGAAACCAGCCGACTGCAGCACGTTACACCAACACTGGGTTTAAAGTGCAGCTTCCTTTCACTGAATATAACTTTGCAAACCGTCCCGCCAGTGGATCTGAACTCGCCACCCTAGTCCCAACAACACGCCCAGGACACTTTCCCCCGAGTGCGTTCTGGCGCACCGTGCAAAGAGAGCGGGCGATGCCGCCGACGCGAGCGAGTTTGGTTCACGAATGCGGGGACGCGGGCTTACCGTCAGGGGAAGGGAGCAGATGCCGAATATGGTGGTCATCAAAGCCAGCAGAATGAGGTGGTCCACCTCCTCCTCCCGCTGCCCGAAGACACTTCTCCTCCTCTTCTGCGAGGTCAGCACCGAGCCCCTCCGCGACCGCTGGCCTTTGTGCATCTTGCAGAGGCTGACGATGACCGAGGCGTTGCACAGCAGGATGGCCACGATCAGGAAGGCGATGAGGCTGGCGTAGAGCAGAGAGAAAGCCACCACGGAGGCGTCCGTCGACTTCATGTTCACGAAGCACCAGGTGCCCGGGCAGTACTGCTTGTGCTCCCCGAAGTCGAGCATGGGCAGGACGCAGAAGAGGAAGCTGAAAATGTAGATCGCCGGCAGGACAGTCTTGGCGTAAGTTCGGTTGACGTGCTGTGAGTAATAATAGGGGTAACTGATGGCCAGGCAGCGCTCCACCGCCATAGCACAGAGGATGAGGGTGGGCGCCAGCCCAAAGAAGATCATGGCAGTGGAGAAGAGATTACAGAGAGTCGGGCCCCCAGCCAGACCAATCATGGACTTCTTCTTGGCGTACGCCACGAACACGATGGGACTAAGGAAGCACGTCCCCAGCAGGTCGGTGACGACCAGCCCGGTCACCAAGATGGGGAAGACGGACGACTTGGCTCTCAGCTCCTTCCTGTGCATCCCGAGGATGACCAAGGCCAGAAGGTTCCCCAGCAGACCCATCAGGAACATCACGATGCTCACCAGAGGCATGCCGACTGTCGGGATCCCGGTCAGCTCGCCGCATGTGCTGTTATTCATCGCGGCCGGGATTCGCGCCGACAAAGAAAGTTGCTCAGAAGTTGGCGAGTCTGGGGAGTCGGTGCCCTGCCGCGAATCCTCCGCTCTCCTCCCCTCTCATGCTCACACCTTTCCTGTCCAGCCAGACGCCGAACGCTGACTGAGAGGAGAAAGAGCGAGAGAGGGCTGGTGTCTTGATCTGAAACTAGAGCATTTGTATCTGAGAATTGGGGGCGGGACCTCTGGCGCTGACAGTTCCGAGAGAGAAGACAAACTCTTAAAGCCGTATCGCCTTCGGAAGGCGAAGCCCGATCTAACGTCAGGAAGAGTGGAATTTGTACACCATGTTGTACCAGCTCCAAAATCCCAGATCCCCGCTAGAAACCTCTCCCCTTTCTTCAACTACTCAATTTAAATCAACTCAAggcaagtttattgccatttaactATATGCATGTATTTAACATATATAAGCATTGACTGCATATAGAAGCTAGATAACATTTCTCCGAACCGGGGTGTAAAGCACACATAACACACGCCAACTTATGAAGGTAAgattaaaatctacagatgaatcacgcATAGTTAACAAGCTAAAGTCCACTAATATTAGATACTGTAAGGCACAGGACAGATTAATAGGTGACActatgcggcagggagttcagaagcctagcGGCCAGAGGGAAGAAACTATCCGGCATCCCCAAacaagaggaagtctgcagatgctggaaatccaagcaacacacacacacacacacacacacacacacacacacacacacacacacacacacacacacacacactcacacacacacacacacacacacacacacactcacacacacacacactctctctctctctctctctctctctctctctctctctctctctctctctctctctctctctctctctctctctctctcgactttttgggccgagacccttcagcaggatgctgcttggcctgcggagctcctccagaattctgtgtgtgttctttcctctcctgaccgttcttgtctgctgcccgatggtagaaagtcaaagaggatgctggatggacgggtgggatcgttgataatactaagggccctgcgtacgcaGCGCTCTTGATAAATATCCCCAATGGAAGGTAGGGAGACTCCTCTGGtgctctcagctgttctcacagcccTCTGTAGGGACTTCCGcttggctcctccataccagatggagatgcagcttgtcagaaagGCAGGAGCTTGTTTACAAgccaatggtgctcctgtaaaattcatTTAGATGTGGAAGGAGGAGACCCTTGCTTGCCCCACTCTCCTTCGGAAGTGGAGGCAACTACTGCTGCACGAATGTTGGGAGTCAGTGAGGTCGGTAAATGATAGTTATTGACTAATCAATAAAttcgggggggagggggaatcgcctcctcacatcccccccccccaaaaaaaaaaattcaaaataatAATGTGAGATCTTTCATGTGCGGATGTGCGGAAACcagagagggctcaaaggagattcacgaagataattccaggattgaagggcTTGTcctatgaagagcgtttgatggctcattCAGAAGAACCAGAagggatttcattgaaagctattgaatgttgaaaggcctcgatagattggatgtggagagggttcctcctatggtgagggagtctaagaccagatgacacagcctcagaatagaggaaaagaggaggaatttatttaaccagagagtggtgaatctgtggaattcattgccacaggtggctgtggaggccaagtctctgggtatacttaaggcagaggttgatagattcttgattggtcaggacatgaagggataaggggaggTGACAGGAAatgggggctgagaggaaaaatggatcagccatgataaaatggtagagcagacttgacgggccaaatggcctaaccctaaccctaacttatggtcttctggtcatTAGAAAGGCAGAGATCTCAAAGAATATAAAATCTCAAGAATATTTACCACTGACTACCACTACAGTACAGCTCTGTGTATTGAGGAATTGTTTAGATAGAGTTGGAGCAATGTAAGAACATTGAATATAATATATTCAATATTTTATAGAATAAagctgtaaacaaggttgaaagagtacagagaaaatttaccaggatgttgctaggtctggaggacctgagttataaagaaagattgaataggttaggcctttattctatggaagatagaagattgagaggagatttgatagagttatacaaaattatgaggggtatagactggGTAAAGGcacgcaggctttttccactgaagttgggtgtgacatgggttaagggtgaaaggtgaaatatttaaggggaagatgaggtgaaactcagaaggtggtggtgagagtgtgatgcatttaagagaagtttggataggtacatgggtggtaggggtattgagggctatggtcccagtgcaggttgatgggaataggcagcttaaatggttttggcatgggctagatacgccaagtggcctgtttctgtgctgtacttttgtaAGACTCTATGAACCTACTGCCTCAATCTACTTATGTATCATAAATTGCAGGACAGCTTTGTTGTCCACCTCCGCACCATCcgccacaagcaggacttcccgGTGGACAAACAttttatttcccattcccattcctggtccatcatgtcgatccatggcctcctcttgtgccaagatgaggccaccctcagggtggaggagcaacaccttatattccatccaaTGGCACAgtggcatgaatattaatttcttcttctgcaccttcctctgttccccactctgacctttcacttcttccctgcctattacttcccctgggtctccaccctcctttcctttctcctatagtccactctcctcttctatcagattcctttctctccagctctttccctttcccacccacctggctttaatTATCACCTTCtacctatcctccttccccaacccccagctttttactctggcatcttcccccttctttctcagtcctgatgaagggtctcggcccaaaacgtcgacagtctgcttttttccatacatgctgcctgacctgctgagttcctccagcatcttgtgtgtgttgttacatggggcatgatctgtctggatggtatgcaaaacaaaagtttgtttcactCTATctcggtgcatgtgacaataataaaacaactaGCCAGTCATCGGATAACCCCGCCCAGCATACGTTCAGTCGTTATCTATCCAGAGCAGACCTCTGCCCTGACACAATAGCTATTGCAAAATCAAAAGTAAAATTGCCAATGCTTGAAATTTAAAATGACAAACAGAATCTGCAGGCCCACGGAGAGAGAAACGGAGTCAACACTTCAGGTCGAAGCAGTGCACACAAACTGctgggagaaactcagcaagacaggcagcatctgtggaaaagtcaacagttctgggccaagacccttcaccaatactgggaaaaaaaaattcagaacaAGAAAGTGGGGACAGGCGGTGTTTGACccctctctttcaccattccccattcctgtttccctctcttacTTTATCTctttacctacccatcacctctctctggtaacacacacaaaataatggtggaacacagcaggccaggcagcatctatagggagaagcactgtcgacgtttcgggccgagacccttcgtcaggactaactgaaaggaaagatagtaagagatttggaagtaggagggggagggggaaatgcgaaatggtaggagaagaccagaggaggtggggtgaagctgagagctggaaaggtgattggcaaaagggatacagagctggaggagggaaaggatcaagggacgggaggcttagggagaaagaaagggggaggggagcatcagagggagatggagaacagccaaagagtgatgggcagagagagaagaaaaaaggggagggggaaaataaatcagggatggagtaaaaaggcaaggaggggcattaacggaagttaaagaaatcaatgttcatgccatcaggttggaggctacccagccggtatataaggtgttgttcctccaatctgagtttggattcattttgacaatagaggaggccatggttagacatatcagaatgggaatgggacgtggaattaaaatgtgtggccactgggagatcctgctttctctggcggacagagcgtaggtgttcagcgaaatggtctcccagtctgcgtcgggtctcaccaatatataaaaggccacactggaagcaccagacgcagtataccacaccagccgactcacaggtgaagtgtcgcctcacctggaaggacagtctggggccctgaatggtggtgagggaggaagtgtaagggcaggtgtagcacttgttccgcttacaaggataaatgccaggagggagatcgatgggaagggatgggagggacgTGCACTGGTGTTtctgccccttccctttcttccacggccttcctctcctatcagattcccccttctccagcccttaatctctttcaccaatcgacttctcaGCTCTTTGTGACAACCATGTCACTATATTTCTACACAGATGTTTCTTTTCTTGCAGAcacacagtagaacagagaaacacaatagaatcaatgaagaacaaGACCCAAAGACTGACGAGCAACCAGTGTGCACaggaagacaaactgtgccaagacaaaaaaaaaacaaatttataataataataataaagaaataataccaagaacatgTGTTGTACAGCCCTTGAAAGTGGGCCCAGGGGTTGTGCTTGatgatcagttcagtgctgaggtgaggtgagtaagttacagagaaaggttgaacaggttaggcctttattctttggagcatagaaggttgagggggaacttgacagaggtatttaaaattatgagggggatagatagagttgacatggataggctttttccattgagagcaggggagattcaaacaagaggacatgagttgagagttagggggcaaa is part of the Hemitrygon akajei chromosome 25, sHemAka1.3, whole genome shotgun sequence genome and harbors:
- the ptgir gene encoding prostacyclin receptor isoform X3, translating into MNNSTCGELTGIPTVGMPLVSIVMFLMGLLGNLLALVILGMHRKELRAKSSVFPILVTGLVVTDLLGTCFLSPIVFVAYAKKKSMIGLAGGPTLCNLFSTAMIFFGLAPTLILCAMAVERCLAISYPYYYSQHVNRTYAKTVLPAIYIFSFLFCVLPMLDFGEHKQYCPGTWCFVNMKSTDASVVAFSLLYASLIAFLIVAILLCNASVIVSLCKMHKGQRSRRGSVLTSQKRRRSVFGQREEEVDHLILLALMTTIFGICSLPLTDWRGRNPTGEESEACRTGRRRGLRRGETQVRRGKP
- the ptgir gene encoding prostacyclin receptor isoform X1; this translates as MNNSTCGELTGIPTVGMPLVSIVMFLMGLLGNLLALVILGMHRKELRAKSSVFPILVTGLVVTDLLGTCFLSPIVFVAYAKKKSMIGLAGGPTLCNLFSTAMIFFGLAPTLILCAMAVERCLAISYPYYYSQHVNRTYAKTVLPAIYIFSFLFCVLPMLDFGEHKQYCPGTWCFVNMKSTDASVVAFSLLYASLIAFLIVAILLCNASVIVSLCKMHKGQRSRRGSVLTSQKRRRSVFGQREEEVDHLILLALMTTIFGICSLPLTIRGFANAISPERSDMKELVAFRLYSLNPILDPWLFILFRKSMFRSVQQLLCCCLSSSVAGNNLQDPLKQQSISLC
- the ptgir gene encoding prostacyclin receptor isoform X2, whose protein sequence is MNNSTCGELTGIPTVGMPLVSIVMFLMGLLGNLLALVILGMHRKELRAKSSVFPILVTGLVVTDLLGTCFLSPIVFVAYAKKKSMIGLAGGPTLCNLFSTAMIFFGLAPTLILCAMAVERCLAISYPYYYSQHVNRTYAKTVLPAIYIFSFLFCVLPMLDFGEHKQYCPGTWCFVNMKSTDASVVAFSLLYASLIAFLIVAILLCNASVIVSLCKMHKGQRSRRGSVLTSQKRRRSVFGQREEEVDHLILLALMTTIFGICSLPLTDWRGRNPTGEESEACRTGRRRGLRRGETQVRRDFSPANLGAISDEHGERFHQDIAVMDKWYQGNWNPSMLADSC